One stretch of Candidatus Hydrogenedentota bacterium DNA includes these proteins:
- a CDS encoding helicase has protein sequence MPSHDIIDNRKEKLVENILAILPQSEKARFAVGYLFLSGLEAIGHSLGSLTELKLLVGNTSSRETIELLAEGYRRLDMVEDCLEAQRYPKRSEQRRRVDTTALNIRESMEMMDQTDAGQDLARSLLDMIEHGRLQVRVYTKGRLHAKAYIFDFARPNPGNSGMAIVGSSNLTLAGVRDNTELNVLVHDNASPLRPGDGNHAALVAWFDELWSEAQDFDSYLMKEIEQSWAVQLATPYDIYLKTLYTLVEDRLDGTETTEILWDDEITRRLADFQRVAVRQAIQMIRDNGGCFVADVVGLGKSYIGAAIIKHFERTEHARPLVICPKPLEGMWIRYNETYHLNAHVLPMSMLQTDPGRGVNMLEDVRYRDRDFVLVDESHNFRHHSSQRYEELQRFISTGRKVCLLTATPRNSRALDLYHQIKLFHPEEKTYFPIDPPDLREYFRLIDNGGRRLEDLLRHVLIRRQRRHILRWYGYADDTQQPLRELDDDHCGVYLNGGKRAYVLVAGRHQYFPKRELDTLRYSIEETYQGLYQTLRANLGRPRGEGRDVRPGQELTYARYGLWRYVHIEKQKQKPYTDLQRAGFNLRGLIRTSLFKRFESSVEAFRLSLKRMVRTHEMFVKAIDQGFLPAGEDAEALLGRSGQIDDDDLLCALEEVAGQYDLRDFNSEILRSHIQADIELLKSMVSAVMPITPEHDAKLQTLLHRLKKPPIGKNKCLIFTQFADTAKYIFDNVNPHALIKDVDIIFGTDKSKQRIVGRFSPQSNPELAPHHPEQEIRLLIATDVLAEGLNLQDCSVVVNYDLHWNPVRLIQRFGRIDRIGSEFGTIHGLNFLPETGIDRNLGLTTILSRRIAEIHETIGEDAAILDKNEMINEKAMYAIYQDGKLGVEHEGEEDLLDLNEAEEFFRNLARDTPGEFERIQNLRDGIRSGKSASEDGSYVFCKAGRYNQLFLIGTDGQIISRDLPRVLSAIKATQETPTMSPLPQGYNKRVMSVRDLFAHEVKHRQSERDHTMSLRLCQRYVLRELRTLFAGTDDEDRKAQISELERAFRLTPTAALTKELNSLRRNGVTAEALIKSLTTIYHQHRLRDRIEQDENSARRLAEFPRIVCSEALIWHE, from the coding sequence GTGCCATCCCACGACATTATCGACAACCGCAAAGAAAAGTTGGTAGAAAATATTCTCGCTATATTGCCGCAGTCTGAAAAGGCACGGTTCGCTGTTGGCTACCTTTTTCTCTCTGGGTTGGAGGCAATCGGCCACAGCCTAGGGTCGCTAACTGAACTGAAATTACTCGTGGGCAATACATCCAGTCGAGAAACCATCGAATTGCTGGCGGAAGGTTACAGACGGCTTGATATGGTCGAGGATTGTCTCGAAGCGCAGCGCTACCCCAAACGCAGCGAACAACGCCGCAGAGTAGACACAACAGCGTTGAACATCCGCGAATCCATGGAGATGATGGATCAAACTGATGCAGGACAAGATCTAGCGCGATCTTTGCTCGACATGATTGAGCATGGCCGGTTGCAGGTCCGGGTCTACACGAAAGGCAGACTACATGCAAAAGCATACATATTTGACTTTGCTCGGCCAAACCCGGGCAATTCCGGTATGGCTATCGTTGGATCGTCAAACCTAACTCTCGCAGGTGTGCGTGACAATACGGAACTCAACGTACTTGTGCACGACAACGCCAGTCCCCTCCGGCCAGGAGATGGCAACCACGCCGCGCTTGTTGCTTGGTTTGACGAACTATGGAGCGAGGCTCAAGACTTCGATTCCTATTTGATGAAGGAAATAGAACAGTCATGGGCGGTCCAACTTGCCACGCCGTACGATATCTATCTTAAAACGCTTTACACGTTGGTGGAGGATCGTCTCGACGGAACAGAGACGACCGAGATCCTATGGGATGACGAAATTACGCGTAGGTTAGCTGATTTTCAAAGAGTCGCCGTACGACAAGCCATTCAAATGATTCGCGATAATGGCGGATGTTTTGTCGCAGATGTTGTCGGATTGGGCAAGAGTTACATCGGGGCTGCCATTATAAAACACTTTGAGCGTACCGAGCATGCGCGGCCACTCGTGATTTGTCCGAAGCCGTTGGAAGGGATGTGGATTCGATACAACGAAACCTACCATCTCAACGCACACGTCCTTCCGATGAGCATGCTCCAAACAGATCCCGGACGCGGCGTCAACATGCTTGAGGACGTTCGATATCGCGATCGCGACTTTGTTCTAGTAGACGAGTCGCACAACTTCCGTCACCATTCCTCTCAGCGCTACGAGGAGCTTCAACGCTTCATATCCACAGGCCGAAAAGTATGCCTTCTGACAGCGACGCCTAGAAATAGTCGAGCGCTAGATTTGTACCACCAAATTAAGCTCTTCCATCCGGAAGAAAAAACCTATTTTCCCATCGACCCGCCAGATTTGCGGGAATACTTCCGCTTAATAGATAACGGAGGAAGGCGCCTTGAAGACTTGCTTCGGCATGTATTGATTCGAAGGCAGCGCCGACACATTTTGCGTTGGTACGGGTACGCGGACGATACTCAGCAACCCCTACGCGAGCTGGACGACGATCACTGTGGAGTATACCTTAATGGCGGCAAACGCGCCTACGTCCTCGTGGCAGGTCGACACCAATACTTTCCAAAACGGGAGCTTGACACACTCCGCTACAGCATTGAGGAGACTTATCAAGGTTTGTATCAAACCCTTCGTGCTAATTTGGGGCGGCCTCGGGGCGAAGGACGAGACGTTAGGCCGGGTCAGGAACTCACCTATGCGCGATACGGGCTGTGGCGGTATGTACACATCGAGAAACAGAAGCAAAAACCATACACGGATTTGCAGCGGGCAGGGTTCAACTTACGTGGCCTCATACGCACAAGTCTATTCAAGCGTTTTGAGTCGAGTGTTGAAGCATTTCGGCTGTCGCTCAAGCGCATGGTGCGTACGCACGAGATGTTCGTAAAGGCGATTGATCAGGGGTTTCTTCCAGCAGGCGAAGATGCCGAGGCGCTACTCGGACGCTCGGGTCAAATAGACGATGACGATTTGCTTTGTGCGCTCGAAGAAGTAGCGGGCCAATATGATTTGCGGGATTTCAATTCAGAAATCCTTCGGTCCCATATTCAAGCGGATATTGAGCTTCTTAAAAGTATGGTCTCGGCCGTTATGCCAATCACGCCCGAGCACGACGCAAAACTACAGACTCTCTTGCACCGTCTGAAAAAACCTCCGATAGGGAAAAATAAGTGTCTGATCTTCACGCAATTCGCTGACACGGCGAAATACATATTCGATAACGTAAATCCGCACGCATTAATCAAGGACGTCGACATCATCTTTGGTACCGACAAGAGCAAGCAGCGAATCGTCGGGAGGTTTTCTCCGCAATCAAATCCCGAACTGGCACCGCACCATCCTGAGCAAGAAATACGTCTACTAATTGCCACGGACGTACTCGCGGAAGGGCTAAACCTCCAGGATTGCAGTGTGGTTGTTAATTATGACTTACACTGGAATCCTGTTCGCCTGATTCAACGATTCGGGCGAATCGACCGGATAGGGTCCGAATTTGGCACCATACACGGTCTCAATTTTCTACCTGAAACAGGTATCGACAGAAATTTGGGTCTGACGACAATTCTTTCGCGCCGCATAGCGGAAATCCACGAAACCATAGGCGAAGACGCAGCCATACTTGACAAGAATGAAATGATCAATGAAAAGGCAATGTACGCTATATATCAGGATGGGAAGTTGGGAGTAGAGCACGAAGGCGAGGAAGACTTGCTCGATCTTAATGAGGCTGAGGAGTTTTTCCGTAATTTAGCTCGCGACACTCCAGGTGAGTTCGAGCGCATTCAAAATCTACGAGATGGAATTCGCTCTGGAAAAAGTGCCTCTGAAGACGGCAGCTATGTCTTCTGTAAAGCTGGAAGATACAATCAACTTTTTCTTATTGGCACCGATGGGCAGATTATTTCACGCGATCTTCCGCGTGTACTTTCTGCAATTAAGGCGACTCAGGAGACGCCGACAATGTCGCCGCTGCCGCAAGGCTACAACAAACGGGTCATGAGTGTTCGCGATTTGTTCGCGCACGAAGTGAAACATCGTCAGTCCGAGCGTGATCACACAATGTCTCTCCGTCTTTGCCAGCGTTACGTGTTACGCGAACTTCGTACACTCTTTGCTGGGACTGATGACGAAGACCGTAAGGCGCAGATTTCCGAACTGGAGCGAGCTTTCCGATTGACGCCAACTGCCGCGCTTACGAAGGAACTGAATTCGTTGCGACGCAATGGGGTGACGGCTGAGGCACTAATTAAATCGTTAACCACCATCTATCATCAGCACCGTTTGCGTGATCGCATCGAACAGGACGAAAACTCGGCGAGGCGCCTCGCCGAGTTTCCGCGCATCGTATGTAGCGAAGCACTCATATGGCACGAGTAA
- a CDS encoding sigma-70 family RNA polymerase sigma factor yields MIDTIRNALVVRPRIEAVKQIFWEILGFDRVRDELNINVLGLSKESVVSAVEVFGEIDDFKLILAHLDGRTSWNPRLLDEIAQAVARQWPTSALLLTDNLEREWILLQQNGAARAAALRLFDPSMQAVPVLAQIGRSLAGDDLSTLEADTQIASGLDWARCEVIIRHWFANLEAPTHSAFTLWIKTMLSYRLFSPAEERQTFLRLADLWPMTERGTHSCPGGPAAQYFQECVYRNLRLAAWIGFKFRDQCSTALELLDLFQEGTIGLMRAVQEYDPGRGHRFSTYAYYWVRQTVRRHIDLQGNTIRIPVHALDERRKLASVERRLTQHLGKLPSSNDLASELMISPRRITALRLLPLRRLPLATHNDETQDENLKCALAEANPVAAAEHVAEESIARDVIDETLASLSEREEKVIRLRFGLGDGYPRTLQEVGSIFDVTRERIRQIEAEGLRKLRHPTRKRYLRMLL; encoded by the coding sequence ATGATTGACACAATTCGAAACGCGCTAGTGGTGCGACCACGAATTGAAGCCGTGAAGCAGATTTTTTGGGAGATTCTAGGGTTCGACCGCGTACGTGACGAACTAAACATCAACGTGCTCGGCCTCTCGAAAGAAAGTGTCGTCTCGGCGGTCGAGGTATTTGGCGAAATAGACGATTTCAAACTGATTCTTGCACACCTAGACGGCCGCACAAGCTGGAATCCTCGTCTGCTTGATGAGATCGCACAGGCCGTCGCCCGGCAGTGGCCCACTTCAGCGCTGCTACTCACGGATAACCTGGAACGCGAGTGGATTCTATTGCAGCAGAACGGCGCAGCGCGTGCCGCAGCGCTCCGCCTATTTGATCCTAGTATGCAGGCAGTACCTGTCCTTGCCCAAATTGGCCGCTCCCTCGCAGGGGACGATCTTTCCACACTAGAAGCCGATACCCAAATTGCGTCGGGACTGGATTGGGCCCGATGCGAAGTAATCATACGCCATTGGTTCGCAAACCTCGAAGCACCCACGCACTCCGCCTTTACGCTATGGATAAAGACAATGCTCAGTTACAGACTTTTCTCGCCCGCGGAGGAAAGGCAGACGTTCTTGCGTTTGGCAGACCTTTGGCCAATGACAGAGCGCGGCACACACTCCTGTCCTGGAGGCCCGGCTGCGCAATACTTTCAAGAGTGCGTCTATCGAAACTTGCGTTTGGCCGCGTGGATCGGATTCAAATTCCGCGACCAGTGCTCGACTGCTCTTGAACTGTTGGATCTTTTCCAAGAAGGCACCATAGGTTTGATGCGGGCGGTCCAAGAATATGATCCCGGCCGCGGCCACCGCTTTTCAACCTACGCCTATTATTGGGTTAGACAAACGGTTCGTCGTCACATTGATTTGCAGGGGAACACGATTCGCATACCTGTGCACGCGCTTGATGAGCGCAGAAAACTCGCATCCGTCGAACGCCGCTTAACCCAACATTTAGGGAAATTGCCATCATCGAACGACCTTGCAAGTGAATTGATGATCAGTCCGCGCCGGATCACCGCACTCCGTTTGCTACCGCTTCGTCGTTTGCCCTTAGCGACCCATAACGATGAAACTCAAGACGAGAACCTAAAGTGCGCATTGGCAGAAGCGAACCCCGTAGCTGCTGCCGAGCACGTGGCAGAGGAAAGTATCGCTCGCGACGTTATAGATGAAACACTTGCTAGCCTGTCGGAACGTGAAGAAAAAGTAATCCGTCTACGATTTGGACTTGGCGACGGATACCCGCGAACGCTTCAAGAGGTCGGCTCCATTTTTGATGTGACACGCGAACGCATTCGGCAAATTGAAGCTGAAGGTCTCCGCAAGTTACGCCATCCAACAAGAAAGAGATACTTGAGAATGTTACTCTAG
- the ileS gene encoding isoleucine--tRNA ligase, with translation MATATDKDYKDTVNLPNTAFPMKANLTQREPDILARWEEMGLYKLMRESRAGRKKFVLHDGPPYANGELHSGHALNKILKDVVVKSRQMAGFDAPYVPGWDCHGLPIEHKVASELGSKAKTMSQAEIRQSCRAFALKYVDIHRKDFKRLGVTGEWENPYLTLSPQYVATIIRTFAEIYQTGAIYRGLKPIYWCPNCETALAEAEVEYGDKTSPSIYVKFKAEKPVPGVSGDVYFVIWTTTPWTLPANLAVCVHPDYDYSAIKVGGETYILSSFLAPVALEAMGITQYETVAKFTGKDLEHLTYRHAIFPEKVCPVILGEHVTLDAGTGCVHTAPGHGHEDYVVGMKYGIAPFSPVNKSGVFTNDAGPYAGQFVFKANAQIVNDLKESGALVAHSAYQHSYPHCWRCSGPVIFRATPQWFVNMDHNGLREKVLAAIDTVQWIPEWGKERIYGMVAQRPDWCISRQRAWGVPIPVFYGKESGEVYATPESFKRIEELALSSADGIDRWFDTPTEQLLPPGAKHPVTGETEFVHEKDILDVWFDSGSSHRAVCETHPDLTWPVDLYLEGSDQHRGWFQSSLIPAVAAKGAAPYRAVLTHGYVVDAEGKAMSKRLGNYVGLPDLLKKYGADIVRLWVSSENYRQDVRISDEILTRQQDSYRKFRNTMRHMLGNIADFGANDAVAYDAMWDIDKWALHRMQVVKERVLNAYADYEFHIVYHALHNFCAVDMSSLYLDVLKDRLYTFAKESKDRRAAQTALAEILSDLLSLLAPVLAYTADEAWGYLPEHLRREQSVHLAEFPSVRPEYKLANGAAAEWDALLRVRAVASKQLEEARRAEMIGSSLQASLTIWPGDEETWRVLRVYESQLYDLMIVSHIQIAPISDRGKGAEERVAVTVAPAPGSKCVRCWHVRETVGTIAGHEQICAVCAKQLGVG, from the coding sequence ATGGCAACGGCGACGGACAAAGACTACAAAGACACGGTCAATCTTCCGAATACCGCGTTTCCGATGAAGGCGAACCTGACGCAGCGGGAGCCGGACATCCTGGCGCGGTGGGAGGAGATGGGCTTGTACAAATTGATGCGGGAGTCGCGTGCGGGGCGGAAGAAGTTCGTGCTGCACGATGGTCCGCCGTACGCCAATGGCGAGCTGCATTCCGGCCACGCGCTGAACAAGATTCTGAAAGACGTGGTGGTCAAATCGCGGCAGATGGCGGGGTTCGACGCGCCGTACGTGCCGGGTTGGGACTGCCATGGGTTGCCGATCGAGCACAAGGTGGCGTCCGAACTCGGCAGCAAGGCGAAGACGATGTCGCAGGCGGAAATCCGCCAGAGCTGCCGCGCGTTCGCGTTGAAATACGTGGACATTCACCGGAAGGATTTTAAACGGCTTGGCGTGACCGGCGAATGGGAGAACCCGTACCTCACGCTCAGCCCGCAGTACGTGGCGACGATCATCCGCACGTTCGCGGAAATCTACCAGACCGGGGCGATCTACCGCGGGCTCAAGCCGATCTATTGGTGCCCGAACTGCGAGACGGCGCTGGCGGAGGCGGAAGTCGAGTACGGGGACAAGACCTCGCCGTCGATTTATGTGAAGTTCAAGGCGGAAAAGCCCGTCCCCGGCGTGAGCGGCGACGTCTATTTTGTCATTTGGACGACGACGCCGTGGACGCTGCCCGCGAACCTCGCGGTGTGCGTGCATCCCGATTACGACTACAGCGCGATCAAGGTGGGAGGGGAGACGTACATCCTGTCGTCCTTCCTCGCGCCGGTTGCGCTCGAGGCGATGGGCATCACGCAGTACGAGACGGTCGCGAAGTTCACCGGCAAAGACTTGGAACATCTAACGTACCGTCATGCGATCTTCCCCGAGAAGGTCTGCCCCGTGATCCTGGGCGAGCACGTCACGCTCGACGCGGGTACGGGCTGCGTGCACACGGCGCCCGGACACGGTCACGAGGACTACGTCGTCGGCATGAAGTACGGCATTGCGCCGTTCTCGCCGGTGAACAAGAGCGGCGTGTTTACGAACGACGCGGGACCTTATGCGGGCCAGTTCGTATTCAAGGCGAACGCGCAGATTGTCAACGACCTGAAAGAAAGCGGCGCGCTCGTCGCGCATTCGGCGTATCAGCACAGCTACCCGCACTGCTGGCGTTGCAGCGGCCCGGTCATCTTCCGCGCGACACCGCAATGGTTCGTGAATATGGACCACAACGGGCTGCGCGAAAAGGTGCTCGCGGCGATCGACACGGTGCAGTGGATTCCCGAGTGGGGCAAGGAACGCATCTACGGCATGGTTGCGCAGCGCCCGGACTGGTGCATCAGCCGGCAGCGCGCGTGGGGCGTGCCGATTCCCGTGTTCTACGGGAAGGAAAGCGGCGAGGTCTACGCGACGCCGGAATCGTTCAAGCGCATCGAAGAACTGGCGCTGTCGTCCGCGGACGGCATCGACCGCTGGTTTGACACGCCGACGGAGCAACTGTTGCCGCCCGGTGCGAAACACCCGGTGACCGGTGAGACCGAGTTTGTCCATGAGAAAGACATTCTCGATGTCTGGTTCGATTCGGGTTCGAGTCACCGGGCGGTGTGCGAAACGCATCCCGACCTCACGTGGCCGGTGGACCTGTACCTCGAAGGCAGCGACCAACACCGCGGGTGGTTCCAGTCGTCGCTGATTCCCGCCGTTGCCGCGAAGGGCGCCGCGCCGTACCGCGCCGTGCTCACGCACGGCTACGTGGTCGATGCCGAGGGCAAGGCGATGTCCAAGCGCCTCGGCAACTACGTCGGCCTGCCGGATCTATTGAAAAAATACGGCGCGGACATCGTGCGTCTGTGGGTCTCGAGCGAGAATTACCGCCAGGACGTGCGCATCTCCGACGAAATCCTCACGCGGCAGCAGGATTCCTATCGTAAGTTTCGTAACACAATGCGGCACATGCTTGGGAACATCGCGGATTTCGGCGCGAACGACGCCGTTGCGTACGATGCGATGTGGGACATCGACAAGTGGGCGCTGCACCGGATGCAGGTGGTGAAGGAGCGCGTGCTGAATGCGTACGCCGATTACGAGTTTCACATTGTCTATCACGCGCTGCACAACTTCTGCGCGGTGGACATGAGCTCGCTGTATCTCGACGTGCTCAAGGATCGCCTGTACACCTTCGCGAAAGAATCGAAGGACCGGCGCGCCGCGCAGACCGCGCTGGCGGAGATTCTGTCCGACTTGTTGTCGCTCCTGGCGCCGGTGCTTGCGTATACGGCGGACGAGGCGTGGGGCTATCTGCCGGAACACCTGCGCCGGGAACAAAGCGTGCACCTTGCGGAGTTTCCTTCTGTCAGGCCGGAATACAAATTGGCAAACGGCGCTGCCGCGGAATGGGACGCGCTGCTGCGCGTGCGTGCGGTTGCGTCGAAACAACTTGAAGAAGCGCGCCGCGCCGAGATGATTGGTTCGTCGTTGCAGGCGTCGCTGACAATTTGGCCCGGAGATGAAGAAACTTGGCGCGTGTTGCGGGTCTATGAGAGCCAGCTATACGACCTCATGATCGTTTCACATATTCAGATTGCGCCGATTTCGGATCGAGGAAAGGGTGCGGAAGAACGCGTAGCTGTAACCGTCGCGCCGGCGCCGGGGTCGAAGTGTGTCCGTTGCTGGCATGTGCGCGAGACGGTTGGTACTATTGCCGGCCACGAACAAATCTGTGCCGTTTGCGCCAAACAACTGGGAGTTGGTTGA
- a CDS encoding TraR/DksA C4-type zinc finger protein: protein MNKRDSKKYEKLLLEEGERLGMGIRRLEEDTLYQTATDQTADIASYAEVGTDNFERETALSIASGEAQRLRDVADALERIKLGKYGDCEGCEKPINPKRLEVFPSARYCIECQAKLEKTGSL from the coding sequence ATGAATAAGAGGGATTCGAAGAAGTACGAGAAACTCCTCCTCGAAGAGGGCGAACGCCTTGGAATGGGCATTCGCCGCCTTGAGGAAGATACCCTTTATCAAACCGCTACGGACCAAACGGCCGACATCGCGAGTTACGCCGAAGTCGGCACGGACAACTTCGAGCGCGAGACCGCGCTCAGCATCGCCAGCGGCGAAGCGCAACGGTTGCGCGACGTAGCCGACGCGCTCGAACGGATCAAGCTGGGGAAATACGGCGATTGCGAAGGCTGCGAGAAACCGATCAACCCGAAACGGCTCGAGGTATTTCCGTCGGCGCGGTACTGCATCGAGTGCCAGGCGAAGTTGGAAAAGACGGGGTCGCTGTAG
- the lgt gene encoding prolipoprotein diacylglyceryl transferase — translation MYPILLKLGPLPIHSYGLMMAFGFLAGLFLARRDAPKFGLDPDKIADAAFWVLLLALAGTRVAFIMMFPEDFSWSNPLGWFALWNGGLVFQGAIPPAVVFIWWWTRRHKMPFWTVCDLAAPCLALGHALGRLGCFLNGCCYGARTDMAWGISFPRVPFDTAKPMTGSPAFLDHVHRFGLNPAIDQWSYHIHPTQLYSSFGLVILCILLITLRKYCRPFHGSTTCYYFFFYGIGRFGIEMLRDDGNPILAFGMTTQQVMALAASAAGVILWIVLSGLKKRRVLQKAAAQSTPAK, via the coding sequence ATGTACCCCATCCTCCTAAAGCTCGGTCCGCTGCCGATTCACTCCTACGGCCTGATGATGGCGTTCGGGTTTCTCGCGGGATTATTTCTCGCGCGGCGCGACGCCCCGAAGTTCGGTCTCGACCCGGACAAGATCGCGGATGCGGCGTTCTGGGTGTTGCTGCTCGCGCTCGCGGGCACGCGTGTCGCGTTCATTATGATGTTTCCCGAAGATTTTTCCTGGTCGAATCCGCTCGGCTGGTTCGCGTTGTGGAACGGGGGACTCGTCTTTCAAGGTGCGATTCCGCCCGCGGTCGTTTTCATCTGGTGGTGGACCCGCCGGCACAAGATGCCGTTCTGGACGGTCTGTGACCTTGCCGCGCCGTGCCTGGCGCTTGGCCACGCGCTCGGGCGGCTCGGCTGTTTTCTGAACGGTTGCTGCTACGGCGCGCGCACCGATATGGCGTGGGGCATTAGTTTTCCGCGCGTACCGTTCGACACCGCGAAACCTATGACCGGAAGCCCCGCGTTTTTGGATCACGTTCACAGATTTGGCCTGAACCCGGCCATTGACCAGTGGTCGTATCACATTCACCCGACACAGCTTTACAGCAGTTTTGGTTTGGTGATTTTGTGTATATTATTAATAACGCTTCGTAAGTACTGTCGGCCCTTCCACGGCTCGACAACCTGCTACTATTTCTTCTTCTACGGCATCGGCCGGTTCGGCATCGAAATGCTACGCGACGATGGGAACCCGATCCTCGCCTTTGGAATGACCACCCAGCAGGTCATGGCCCTGGCGGCTTCGGCCGCAGGGGTCATTCTTTGGATCGTGCTTAGTGGGCTCAAGAAGCGCCGCGTTCTACAGAAGGCCGCCGCCCAGTCCACCCCTGCAAAGTAG
- a CDS encoding sigma 54-interacting transcriptional regulator, with translation MIKRPTRLSAQVFLDLPPVLGHYLENTRTSWIETSPPSGKVSFMGRVGVFEDVESLAVERRQVIQTLGRDRARSLYYRIGFEQGRRDALRHLEQYEGNVRLALQAVTVFAQMLGKLVAEPVRFEFDLESNTLYREITLQSSTEAAVHRLVTTEAADSVCWTTCGYLAGHTSEVLGRRVIAMEKSCSASGKGPCRILAKFENEYGEEANWVRNAFKVDSIDAELTARDEQIVQLKETASRSAAALNSINRRLKSDLLLDSLIAESENMQSVMRRAKQVAQSDVPVLMVGEPGTGRATLAKAIHLCSARKAGAFEVVDCRALAASLLVQELAGFAQGAFQGASRGHTGALARANKGTTYFDEITHLTPEAQGMLLRAMEDKTVTPLGAQEPQKADVRVIAATQYDPQTQMTHGKIREDLYYAIAIGRMDVPPLRDRLDCILPLAHAFMVDARDRYDRPAAQFSKEFKQALLDCAWPGNLRQLRNTIEHAVVFGPNRELGIEDLPEEIISFRSVRPSQELTGDVLRAMLKRTRGNRSEAAELLGIGRTTLWRLMKREGID, from the coding sequence ATGATAAAGCGTCCAACCCGCCTCAGCGCTCAAGTTTTTCTGGATTTGCCCCCCGTCCTCGGCCACTACCTAGAGAACACTCGGACGAGTTGGATCGAGACTAGTCCCCCTTCCGGCAAGGTCAGCTTCATGGGCCGGGTCGGGGTGTTCGAGGATGTCGAGTCCCTCGCTGTGGAACGGCGCCAGGTCATCCAGACGCTTGGCCGGGATCGTGCGCGATCCCTGTATTACCGGATCGGGTTTGAGCAGGGGCGCCGGGACGCCTTGCGGCACCTTGAGCAGTACGAGGGGAATGTTCGGTTGGCGCTCCAGGCGGTTACGGTCTTTGCTCAGATGTTGGGGAAGCTCGTGGCGGAGCCGGTGCGGTTCGAGTTCGACTTGGAGTCAAATACACTTTACCGAGAAATCACCCTTCAATCTTCGACAGAAGCCGCTGTCCACCGCCTGGTTACGACCGAAGCCGCTGACTCGGTGTGCTGGACCACCTGCGGTTACCTTGCCGGGCACACGAGCGAGGTTCTAGGCCGGCGGGTTATTGCGATGGAGAAGTCGTGTTCGGCTTCGGGCAAGGGCCCGTGCCGCATCCTCGCCAAGTTCGAGAACGAATACGGCGAAGAAGCGAACTGGGTGCGCAACGCATTCAAGGTAGATTCCATTGATGCCGAACTGACCGCGCGCGACGAGCAGATTGTGCAGCTCAAGGAGACTGCGAGCCGGTCGGCTGCGGCGCTGAACAGCATCAACCGCCGGCTCAAGAGCGACCTGTTGCTCGACAGCCTGATCGCGGAATCCGAAAACATGCAGTCGGTCATGCGGCGCGCGAAGCAGGTTGCGCAATCCGACGTGCCGGTTCTCATGGTCGGCGAACCGGGCACGGGCCGGGCCACGCTTGCCAAAGCGATCCACTTGTGCAGCGCGCGCAAGGCAGGCGCGTTCGAGGTGGTCGACTGCCGTGCGCTGGCGGCGTCGCTGCTCGTGCAGGAACTTGCGGGGTTTGCGCAGGGCGCGTTTCAGGGCGCCAGCCGCGGGCACACCGGCGCGCTCGCGCGCGCGAACAAGGGCACGACCTATTTCGACGAGATCACGCATCTCACGCCCGAGGCGCAGGGTATGCTCCTCCGCGCGATGGAGGACAAGACGGTGACGCCGCTCGGCGCGCAGGAACCGCAGAAGGCCGATGTGCGCGTCATCGCCGCGACGCAGTACGATCCGCAGACCCAGATGACGCACGGCAAAATCCGCGAAGACCTGTATTACGCCATCGCCATCGGACGCATGGACGTGCCGCCGTTGCGCGACCGGCTCGACTGTATCCTTCCGCTGGCGCACGCGTTCATGGTCGATGCGCGCGACCGTTACGATCGCCCGGCCGCGCAGTTCTCGAAGGAGTTCAAGCAGGCGCTGCTCGATTGTGCGTGGCCGGGAAACTTGCGGCAGTTGCGGAATACAATCGAACATGCGGTTGTGTTTGGCCCCAATCGCGAACTTGGTATCGAAGACTTGCCGGAAGAGATAATTTCGTTCCGCTCCGTGCGGCCCTCGCAAGAACTCACCGGCGACGTCCTGCGCGCAATGCTCAAACGCACCCGCGGCAACCGATCGGAGGCGGCGGAGTTGCTGGGCATCGGGAGGACGACGTTGTGGCGGCTGATGAAGCGCGAAGGGATTGATTGA